From Flavobacterium arcticum, the proteins below share one genomic window:
- a CDS encoding DUF3857 and transglutaminase domain-containing protein, which yields MKIRLTALFILVLSHITLHAQEFEYELGEVTKEELAQESHPIDKDAPAAILFSKAETYMVYSERDGFDLITEVDMKIKIYNKDGYDWANKSIRFYDPGSNREEVDVSKAYTYNLEDGSIKRTKLKKEGKFTEDVNKYWKREKIVMPDVKEGSIIEYRYKIKSPHISSFPEWRFQEGIPVDHSKYVTKIPEYFTYTPNFRGYHMPKVTQGKANRSISSTSKQRRENQTTTFSTSKIDYIEAITTYEFENLPAMKEEAFVNNIDNYTASIEHEITMIKYPNSPLKSFSATWEDVAKSIYDNDDFGNELKKTGYFEEDVDALLSGLNTPEEKINALYYYVRDNMNWNDYYGYSCQEGVRKAYKEKVGNIADINLMLTSMLRYVGLEANPVLVTTRSSKIALYPNRDAFNYVIAAVQLNNKTILLDATSKSAMPNILPIRAVNWLGRLIKKGGISNEVTLLPTTPSIESISLMATLDTEGKLTGQLKDQYYDYNAYTFRERYNGLSEQSHIEKIEKKYNGITVENYEIANANIFGKPIEERYEFIHTNANIDVIGDKMYISPMLFLTQSENPFKQEKREYPIDFIYPRQDRYMISITLPEGYTVESVPQAVSLAMEQNIGSFNYNVIVNNNRIMLRAMLELNYASIPQDFYPTVKDFFQKMIEKQTEKIIITKNK from the coding sequence ATGAAAATTCGATTGACCGCCTTATTTATTCTTGTTTTAAGTCATATTACACTACATGCACAAGAGTTTGAGTATGAACTTGGTGAAGTTACTAAAGAAGAACTAGCACAAGAGAGTCATCCTATTGATAAGGATGCTCCTGCTGCAATTTTATTCAGTAAAGCCGAAACTTACATGGTTTATTCAGAAAGAGATGGCTTTGACCTGATTACTGAGGTGGATATGAAAATTAAGATATATAATAAAGATGGTTATGACTGGGCAAATAAATCGATACGATTTTATGACCCAGGTTCTAATAGAGAAGAAGTAGATGTATCTAAGGCTTATACTTATAACTTAGAGGATGGTAGTATAAAAAGAACAAAACTAAAAAAAGAAGGAAAGTTTACAGAAGATGTAAATAAGTACTGGAAACGTGAAAAAATTGTAATGCCAGATGTAAAAGAGGGTAGTATAATAGAGTATAGATATAAAATTAAATCACCTCATATTAGCTCTTTTCCAGAATGGCGTTTTCAAGAGGGGATACCTGTAGATCACTCTAAATATGTAACTAAAATACCCGAATATTTTACTTATACCCCAAATTTTAGAGGGTATCATATGCCTAAAGTTACCCAAGGAAAAGCTAACAGAAGTATTAGTAGTACAAGTAAGCAAAGAAGAGAGAATCAAACTACTACATTTAGTACTAGTAAGATAGATTATATAGAGGCTATAACAACCTATGAGTTTGAAAACCTCCCAGCAATGAAAGAGGAAGCTTTTGTAAACAATATAGACAACTATACTGCAAGTATAGAGCATGAAATAACTATGATAAAATACCCTAATTCACCGTTAAAGTCTTTTTCGGCAACTTGGGAAGATGTAGCAAAATCTATTTATGATAATGATGATTTTGGTAATGAGTTAAAGAAAACAGGATATTTTGAAGAGGATGTAGATGCATTACTTTCAGGACTAAATACTCCGGAAGAAAAAATAAATGCGCTATATTATTATGTAAGAGATAATATGAATTGGAATGATTATTACGGATATTCATGCCAAGAGGGCGTAAGAAAAGCATATAAAGAGAAGGTAGGTAATATAGCCGATATTAACCTGATGCTTACCTCTATGCTTCGGTATGTAGGTTTAGAGGCAAACCCTGTTTTGGTTACCACCCGCTCGAGCAAAATAGCTTTATACCCTAATAGGGATGCATTTAACTACGTGATTGCAGCAGTACAACTAAATAATAAAACAATATTATTAGATGCTACATCAAAATCTGCCATGCCAAATATATTGCCTATTAGAGCCGTTAACTGGTTAGGGAGGCTTATAAAAAAAGGTGGTATTTCTAATGAAGTTACATTGTTACCTACTACACCATCTATAGAGTCTATAAGTCTTATGGCAACATTAGATACTGAAGGGAAACTAACAGGACAGTTAAAAGACCAATATTATGACTATAATGCTTATACTTTTAGAGAGCGTTATAATGGTCTAAGCGAACAGAGTCATATAGAAAAAATAGAGAAAAAATATAATGGAATTACGGTAGAAAACTATGAGATAGCTAATGCAAATATCTTTGGAAAACCTATTGAAGAACGATATGAGTTTATTCATACAAATGCTAATATCGATGTAATAGGCGATAAAATGTATATTAGCCCTATGCTTTTTCTTACTCAAAGTGAAAATCCGTTTAAACAAGAAAAGCGCGAATATCCGATAGATTTTATATATCCTCGTCAAGACAGATATATGATTAGTATAACATTACCAGAAGGATATACAGTAGAATCGGTTCCTCAAGCTGTTTCATTAGCAATGGAACAAAATATAGGTAGTTTTAATTATAATGTTATAGTTAATAATAATCGAATAATGCTAAGAGCTATGCTTGAGCTTAACTATGCATCTATACCACAAGATTTTTATCCTACGGTAAAGGACTTTTTCCAGAAAATGATAGAAAAACAAACTGAAAAAATTATTATTACTAAAAATAAATAA
- a CDS encoding DUF3857 domain-containing protein has translation MLLRISVLLLFLVQQNLYSQDNLSTLTLPEALNENANAVVRLDEKIIKISSKKSMTIETKRIVTILNEYGMGYIDAAEFFDNSTRIKSIEAIIYNSFGKEIKKIKKKDFKERSVSQGSIITDNRLLYLDYTPVQYPFTVVFTSETESSNTAFIPRWMPMEGWYVSTEKATIRITSDSDLGFKYKTYNFDEGVLNTTEKGNTLTLSVENLPAYRHETYSPSLYKIFPNVLFGLTTFNLEGVEGEAINWESFGTWMYNNLLTGTDELPKETVTKIQELTASASTPLEKAKIVYEYMQSKTRYISIQLGIGGWKPMLAKDVDRLGYGDCKALTNYTKALLNAAGVEAYYAVIYGDRGKRDIIEDFVSMQGNHVILAVPDNNELVWLECTSQQLPFGFQGNFTDDRSALLVKPEKSCLVRTSVYNAKNNTQFATGEYSITSDGAIAGSIKITSAGLQYNDKYSYATTSPDDLDKMYKNRFSNVNNLKLKKAEVKNEIDKHEFIEDIAIEADGYANKSGNRILFEINVFNQSSVVPQRYRDRKLPMEIRTGFYDTDEVTIQLPEGFTIEAKPDDVTITDKFGEYKTEYTIVEPNKMLYKRSLIINDGLYETADYENYRLFREKIARNDNAKVVLVKN, from the coding sequence ATGCTTTTAAGAATTTCAGTGTTGCTACTCTTTTTAGTTCAACAAAATTTATATTCTCAAGATAATTTATCGACATTAACGTTACCCGAAGCATTAAATGAAAATGCAAACGCAGTTGTACGTCTTGACGAGAAAATAATTAAAATATCATCGAAAAAATCGATGACTATCGAAACCAAGAGAATCGTTACTATTCTTAATGAATATGGTATGGGCTATATTGATGCAGCTGAGTTTTTTGATAATTCAACGCGCATTAAGTCTATAGAGGCTATTATTTATAATAGTTTTGGTAAAGAGATTAAGAAAATTAAGAAAAAAGACTTTAAAGAGCGTTCAGTTTCTCAAGGTTCAATAATAACAGATAACAGATTGCTATATCTTGACTATACGCCTGTACAATATCCTTTTACTGTTGTTTTTACCAGTGAAACTGAAAGTTCGAATACTGCATTTATACCGCGATGGATGCCAATGGAAGGTTGGTATGTAAGCACAGAGAAAGCAACTATTCGCATAACAAGCGACTCTGATTTAGGGTTTAAATACAAAACCTATAATTTTGATGAAGGAGTATTAAACACTACTGAAAAAGGAAATACTTTAACGCTATCAGTAGAAAACCTACCAGCATATAGACACGAGACTTATTCGCCATCATTATACAAAATATTTCCAAATGTCCTTTTTGGTCTTACTACTTTTAATCTTGAAGGAGTAGAAGGCGAAGCCATAAACTGGGAATCTTTTGGGACTTGGATGTATAATAATCTTTTGACAGGAACAGATGAACTGCCAAAAGAAACAGTTACTAAAATACAAGAATTAACAGCAAGTGCTAGTACTCCTCTAGAAAAAGCCAAAATAGTATATGAATATATGCAAAGTAAAACCCGCTATATAAGTATACAGCTTGGTATTGGCGGTTGGAAACCAATGCTTGCTAAAGATGTAGACAGATTAGGCTATGGCGATTGTAAAGCATTGACCAATTATACTAAAGCATTACTAAATGCTGCGGGTGTAGAAGCATATTATGCTGTGATATATGGCGACAGAGGAAAACGTGATATTATAGAAGATTTTGTGTCAATGCAGGGGAATCATGTTATACTTGCTGTGCCAGATAATAATGAGCTAGTGTGGTTAGAGTGTACAAGCCAACAGTTACCTTTTGGGTTTCAAGGTAATTTTACAGATGATAGAAGTGCGCTATTAGTAAAGCCAGAAAAAAGCTGCTTAGTACGAACATCAGTATATAATGCAAAAAACAATACCCAATTTGCAACAGGAGAATATTCCATAACATCCGATGGGGCTATTGCAGGAAGTATAAAAATAACTTCCGCAGGATTACAGTATAATGATAAGTATAGTTATGCAACTACTTCTCCAGATGATTTAGACAAGATGTACAAAAATCGTTTCAGTAATGTTAATAATCTTAAACTGAAGAAAGCAGAGGTTAAAAATGAAATTGATAAACACGAGTTTATAGAAGATATTGCTATTGAGGCAGATGGTTATGCTAATAAAAGTGGTAACAGGATATTGTTTGAAATAAATGTTTTTAATCAATCATCTGTTGTGCCACAGCGTTATAGAGATAGAAAACTACCGATGGAGATAAGAACAGGTTTTTATGACACGGATGAGGTAACGATACAACTACCAGAAGGTTTTACTATAGAAGCAAAACCAGATGATGTAACTATTACAGATAAATTTGGTGAGTATAAAACGGAATATACTATAGTAGAACCTAACAAAATGCTATACAAACGTTCGCTTATTATTAATGATGGACTTTATGAAACGGCTGATTATGAAAATTACCGCCTTTTTAGAGAAAAAATAGCACGTAATGATAATGCCAAAGTGGTACTTGTAAAAAATTAA
- the dtd gene encoding D-aminoacyl-tRNA deacylase yields MRVVLQRVSEASVTIESDKVAEINKGLLILLGIEDADTSEDITWLTAKISKLRIFSDENGVMNHSIQDIDGDIIIVSQFTLHAATKKGNRPSYIKAAKPDVAIPLYEAFIAKMEQDLDKKVQTGQFGADMKVSLINDGPVTILIDSKNRE; encoded by the coding sequence ATGAGAGTAGTATTACAACGTGTAAGTGAAGCATCGGTAACTATAGAGAGTGATAAGGTAGCAGAGATAAATAAAGGGTTACTTATTCTATTAGGTATTGAAGATGCTGATACTAGTGAAGATATTACTTGGTTAACGGCAAAAATAAGTAAGCTTAGAATATTTAGTGACGAAAATGGTGTAATGAATCACTCGATTCAGGATATAGATGGCGATATTATTATCGTAAGTCAGTTTACACTACACGCTGCCACAAAAAAAGGTAATCGTCCGTCATACATAAAAGCAGCAAAGCCTGATGTTGCTATACCATTATATGAAGCTTTTATTGCTAAAATGGAGCAAGACTTAGATAAAAAGGTGCAAACAGGACAATTTGGAGCTGATATGAAAGTTAGTTTAATAAACGATGGCCCCGTTACAATATTAATAGATAGTAAAAACAGAGAATAA
- the rsgA gene encoding ribosome small subunit-dependent GTPase A — translation MTGLVYKSTGSWYTVKAENGTFYECRIKGKFRIQGIKSTNPVAVGDIVDFEIEETGDGVDATITVIHERKNYIIRKSVNLSKQVHIIASNIDKLFLLVTINNPPTTTSFIDRFLVTAEAYGIEAVLVFNKIDTFDREAEDEQLYLQYVYSNIGYKCLKVSSTEGKGIEKLKAEMKDNVSMFSGHSGVGKSTLVNALQPSLSLKTKQISEQHSQGQHTTTFAEMFDLDFGAKIIDTPGIRGFGIVDIEKDELGDYFPEFFALKEQCKFNNCLHKEEPYCAVKDALDEDEIAWSRYRSYIQMLEGDDENYRTDIYGDGKNNE, via the coding sequence ATGACAGGACTCGTTTATAAATCTACAGGAAGTTGGTATACCGTAAAAGCTGAAAATGGTACTTTTTATGAATGCCGTATAAAAGGTAAATTCCGTATTCAAGGTATTAAAAGTACTAATCCCGTTGCAGTAGGTGATATCGTTGATTTTGAAATTGAGGAAACTGGAGATGGCGTTGATGCTACTATTACTGTAATTCATGAACGTAAGAATTACATTATTAGAAAATCGGTAAACCTGTCTAAACAAGTGCATATTATAGCCTCTAACATTGATAAACTATTTCTTTTAGTTACTATTAATAACCCACCTACAACCACCAGCTTTATCGATCGTTTTTTGGTTACTGCCGAAGCCTATGGTATAGAGGCAGTACTTGTGTTTAATAAAATAGACACTTTTGATAGGGAGGCCGAAGACGAACAGTTGTACTTACAATATGTATACAGCAATATTGGTTACAAGTGTTTAAAAGTTTCTTCTACAGAGGGTAAGGGTATTGAAAAACTTAAAGCCGAAATGAAAGATAATGTAAGTATGTTTTCGGGTCATTCGGGTGTTGGTAAATCTACATTGGTAAATGCGTTACAGCCTTCATTGAGTCTTAAAACGAAGCAAATATCTGAACAGCACAGCCAAGGACAACATACTACAACTTTTGCCGAAATGTTTGATCTTGATTTTGGAGCAAAAATTATAGATACTCCTGGTATTCGAGGTTTTGGTATTGTCGATATAGAAAAAGATGAACTAGGCGATTACTTTCCAGAGTTTTTCGCGCTAAAAGAACAATGTAAGTTTAATAATTGCCTGCATAAAGAAGAACCCTATTGCGCCGTAAAAGATGCACTTGATGAAGATGAAATTGCTTGGTCGCGTTATCGTAGTTATATACAGATGCTAGAAGGCGATGATGAAAATTACCGTACCGATATTTATGGCGATGGTAAAAATAACGAATAA